A region of the Argopecten irradians isolate NY chromosome 16, Ai_NY, whole genome shotgun sequence genome:
caaaaaactcCTAATTATACCTTATACTTAAAGCTTGACTTTACATCGTTTGtcgtgatgtttttttttttttgttttttttttctaaatcaataaaCTAAATTCCGCCAAGATACGTAAGTGCACCAATGTCAGTTTACAACTGTTTTActtataaatcatatatatctaCACAAATTTGTTCGCCAATTGTCCATTTGATTCCATCTAAATCATTCTCGTGCCATTCCATACGAGCTCATCGGAGCCCCTCGGATTTCATTGGCTTCTTGAACCAGCGCACAGAATGGACAGAATAATGCGATCAACAAGTCGTTACATAACGTTCCGTCGATGCCTTTCTCCGCCCGGATCTTCCCCCGGATGTTTACAGCCGCTACAAGGTGAATCACCGGAAATAGGTACGTCATTgctacaaataaaaaaaaggaGAGATATTTTTTGGGAAACCAGGGGCCTTCACACCAGAGATTCAGatagtatactatctaaatctctgttCACAACTTATACAGGATGAATTGAGATGACAAAGACCAATGTTTCGTTTTTGTGCCTTAAAAAGTATGAATTTTTGCAAAGAAAAACAATTGTTTCGAACAAAGGTTCCCGtttaaaatctaaaagaaaaagcctagatatatattatatgcaatCTACTAAAGTAATTGATGAATACGCAATGTATGATGTTTACCCAAGGATATCCCATTTTGGCATGTTTTGTGCATGTGGTTTCAATGAAAATGAACATGAAGATTTCAGGCTCCTCAGGCCTTtgtaaaattcacaaaaaaaacaatCGTAAAAAACAAACACCAAAAAACAACAGTCGTAGGGGGACAACCAGTAGTCCTTTCGATACGCAAAGTTTGAAGATTATTGGTCTGAGCATCAGCGTCAAAAACAATCTTTGATTATTATTCCACTCCACTTTAGGATGCTATTTTggcttgtattggagcgtattgtaaaacattgaagTATAACGGAAATACGATTCTAATTAAATAAGATgacaaataaatacatttttacttGCTTAAATGGTTTGACTTAAACTCGATAGATACAATTAAACGCTACTGCAttttcgatactccaggggttactagcACTGACGTTACATCAAAACAGAGGCAGTGATAGtgacccctggagtatcgaggatgatgccACTGATACGTGAATTTAAGAAAACGAAAGTTTGTGCTACATGTTCACGATCAATGGTGAATCGATACAATaccatgtatatgtaaaaatgtACTGTGTAGTTTAGTTCATCAGTAAATCTAGATAACGGCTGTGGAGCTGTGCAACATCTGTGAGATAGGCTATACAGGgagatatttgttttatctatgATATGTTCTATTTTAAGATGAACTACATCTTTATCGTGCAATGTACTGTCGGTATCCGAGATTTCTCGAACAGGGGCCAAAGTCACGTACATGTAACGGGATACGACTCTGTACATTATACGTTAGTTGACACCGTCTCTCCTTAAGAAAGCATACATAAGAATactatcatatttatatatgttaatgCGCACAATCGGAAACCTTTGACACTTTCCGTAAACGAGAAAATACAATCGGGGATTTCGGCAAAATACAATCGGGGATTTCGGCACTTTccgtatatatttgttttaaagaaagTGCCGAAGGTTTCCGAATGTACGCGCGCATAGACGACTATAGACTTTAAAATCTAATATTTCAATTCTCACTGAAGTTGGAACCAATGAAACTACTTTAAACTTCCTCTTTCGTTTGCTCATGACCTTGGCaatattttatctagacctaCTTTTGCCTAAGAAGAGCAGttcatttattttgttacaaCAGCAACTCAATTTATCACcacatgaaatcgaccaaagcaagattcaatcttGAATAAAATAATGTGTCTCCTGTTAGTGAGTACTATATAGAGTGTCGGTATCCATCTGTCTGTTCGTCTGTTTGCTCATGATTCTTGATTTCAAGGTagatcattttattttatacagTGAGGAACATCCATTACCAGACAAAAATGTTTCGGTTATTTCCAGTCGTGGCGTTTGAACAGCCGTCCGCTGGTATTTTTTCCCACATAATTGGGTGACCAAGATATTCAATACATGTACTTCCgggtatatatttacatttaaaatgacAGCTGATTAATGATAACTTCAAAAGTCATTAAATCTACACATCTTTCTTTTAAAATACGCGGTCTTATCAGGTAAGGTTGTTACAGGAAGCAAACAGATTTATCTTTATACCGCTAATAATGGATTTAACATAAAAGCCGTCCTCATAATTACGTGACGGATCATTTACTTATATCGGTGTATTAGAACTGCCGAAAAGTCAATTACACATACATAGGTACAAAGAAAGACATGTGTAACAACATTTGCGTGCTACAGGGAAATCCTTTTTGTAGCTCCGTAAAAAACCCTAGTTTCATTTTCGTTTCAAACAAATTCTATTCCGAAATGTATCAACATAGTTTTCTTGTAAATAAAGAAAGCAATTATTAAAATACCTTGGACAAAACAGACAGGTGTATTGTTAGTTTCGCTATATAAtgcaatacattttgtatacaatAAATACGTAAAATCTGTTTATTTCGCTTTGATAGATTTTCGTCCGGTACATGTATGAGGAAGCCAAATAGGGTTTACACAGTAATAAACTGCGTTGTTAAAAAGATAACATAGACATATGAGATACATGCATATCCATTGTAGCTCGTTTACAGATCTTACGGGTCTTAAACGCAATGACTATCCCATTGACTATGTAAAGATACCAATAATTCAACATTAGCTATAATTCATATTGCATATTTCATTGGTCAATTAATCATATAGGAGTAATTAAAGTGCGTTTCTATTGGTCAGTTATACATAGGTCTTAATAAAATCGCGTATTAATTGGTCAATTATATCGGGGTCTTAAAAAAGCTGCGTTTTCATTGTCAATTATATCGGGGTTTTGATTAGGCCGCATTTTCATTGGTGAGTTATATAGGGATCTAAATAAGGCCGCGTTTTCATTGGTCAGTCATTCTTACCACAGCAGCAGCAGCTTTCCCCCATAGCCTCCGCATTCTTCCCGAACGTATAACAAGGCAGGATGTACGTGATGAGGCAGAGTGTGCAATTGTCCATACACCCTAGTAGTCCGTGCTGCCAGTAGGAGGACATGACGGTCAGTTGTGGTCAGTTATGGTCAGTTCGGAGACTTGTGACTGGTCAGAAATATTCCGGACTCTGTTAAATCTTCTCCGGACACAGTAGACCAATGTAAGTTCAGTTGAGATGAAAAGACCGGTCAATATACTGGACACATCTGGTCACTGTTTAGTTGATAGTAGCTGGTCAAATCCACGCCGGACAGTGTCACATTACAGAGTGGTCAGTTTACAAGGTTCCGTTGGTTTAGCAGGGGTTGCCTTGACGGACAGCACCGAAAGGTCACTGACTATACAACTGTCCCGTGGGTGAGGGTATGTCTGGATACAAGTCCCGTCCCAGACAAAATCACTgttacaacaggtacaggaaaTAATAACAAACACACAACTGACACACTTACGGTGTATACACGTGTACTCATAACAGTCACGAGGAACAGCTGTCACATGGTCAGTAGTCACGTGGTCTCGGTTACGTTAAACACTCACATACGTCTTACATTTTGTATAGTGAGGTTTTAGCAACAGGTGATAACGTATGTGTATAACAGTCATGGCTGGTTAGCTTGATATCTACATTATTTGATTACTTACAACTatatatacctttaatatacatgttaGGTTAAGCTGACAATACTTTGTCATGCAAGAACAACAGAAGTATATGAAGTATATTGCCCGTTTTACTTATACGGCATTGTGAGATAAAAATGAAGGACTATAGCGTTGATGAaacattaatataaacaaaGGTCAGGTGGGGCTACAATATATCTACAATCAATAAATTCCAATGTTACGTTGCAAATTATCAGGTATTAGACTCTAATTCATGTATGCTGTATACATTCCTCCAATGTACGTAAAAAACTAATATAGTCTTTCGTCAGCCATACACGGACGTATTCCGCTAAACTTGcctacatacatatgtattaagCGTGTATTTTTAGATTGCTTTTTATATATTCGATTCTTTTCTGTTGTTCTTTTTTTTACCCATGCAAATCATATAATACTAATGTATGTGTAGGGTAAGCGGACAAACCCGgaagcatatatctaacttgTAATAACATAATCTGATTTGCTATCTAAAATACCTAGATAAGGTGAGGCACACTCGTCAAACAATAATGTGCCTGGTCGTTGTTCTGTAGCTAAGATGTATAATATTTGTCAATTTGCTATTTTACCATACcatcataatatatacatatagtatcatacTCCATTGAAAAAGAtcgaattaattaaaaaaatatatattcctgGTATAAATGATTTGTGTTGAACGGGTACCCTCCTGTGAGAGGGCATAGTTGTGTATGTTTGTcttctatttttttctaattatacACGTTTTTAACcctttgattgatttattataatttcaTACAATTAGTGTTCGATTGATGCCTTAAATGTATTACATAATATGCATATCAATAATCATTACaacagtgtctaaactccactacgctcTGAGTATCAAACCGCCACCTAGTGTAGGCTGATTACATCGGTAACAGACGATgaataaacatttttacttaACAGAGGTGACCTGACCGACCTCGATATTATCATACAATGAAGTTTCTCATCAGCATGTGAGGTTTGTGACTAATAGGGATGCTGAACTTAATATCACGTGTGCAAGTTGCATTCATTAAAGTGTTTGATTGATTTCATAATATTGTCCACGAGAAAAATTCCGTCAGAGTGGTACAACGGTATTTTTATTCCGTCAGAGCAAAATATTGGCTACAAATTCCGTTAGAGCAAAATGTGAGAGATAAGCGACTTGAAATACCGTTGTACCACTCTgacagaattaaaaaaaacccgatGTACCACGATTACCCCCGTGTTGTCGAGTCGACACAAAAGCGCAGTGTTCCATAGATACAGACATGCCTAtcttacatgtataaatatgtacctctatatagatCTTTAAACGTGTATGATGAATTGTAAATATGAATAATTCTACTAATCTGTCACATGTGCATGACTTGAATAATAACTTATGATGCTCTTTAGAATTTTGTGATTTGTGAGTAAATGAAATGTTCATAATATGTACTCGTAGGTATTTAATTTCGCAATTTACATGTAGAAATATTTCAGGATGTTATTGTTTTCgcaatgaatatttcataattttatatacacCAAATTGTACACAAGAGAGGCATTTTCCCGCTAAAATTCGTTCGTGTAATTACAATGAAGCGAAAATTTTCCTCTCGCGCCAATTTCCaagtttaaagttatatattataaaaagtaactatTTTGCGATATTTTTTCCTATTATGAATAATTCTCTACTGTCTACTGATCATTGACTTACAGTTTCCCATTTAAACGTGAATTGCAAACTTGTAAAATTGGAGTTGCCTCGCTTTGTATGAACATGTACCAGTATATCTAACGCTTGAATCGCAGTTACGGGCCGAGACCTATTCATTATATGGCAGTTCCACAGTTAATATTCGTTTCTCATGCTTATCACAAGAATATGTGCTTCATAAAAGCATCGTTTGGGATAGTTGGATTCTTCTTGGATATTTGGGTATTGAAATCGGAATTTGTTTGGTGGATGTTACAATGTACTTTCAAGGTACTCCACCTCTTacaattagtattttttctctataaaaaaataggagcagattttgtatttttcttcagttacaaaatttgtttacattacaTCACTACgacttttgaaaataaaaaatattaaatataattaattgcatctgaaatgaagtactgattgcggatgcaccaaaacaaaacaatttttttcatattattttgtttgttttacaatatatgtttttttgttgAGTTTATGAGGGTATactgataatggagcacgtgaaaattatgtaacccggcgaagccgggttacataaaatttacacgggctccattatcattataccctcaaaacctcaacaaaataaacatctattccttatatttacagtttttcgagtaaatgaatattatgaattcacgcggcagttgcatatttttattaaaaaacacacatatttttttctctcccgtcatcgtcaacgaattcgattgaacagctaaTTGGAACCGAgccattcatatgttcccgccaaaagtggggtcatgattccacgttgctacgccatcaactattcacgtaacaatagaattgCCGCActtgttgtgctaacattatgcactgataatgataattctagaaagcatggttattgagtccatgtcagtgcaaactgtaaatatatatatatatatatatatatatatatatatacacacgattaagcACATGCTATTGTTtcaatgatgagtatcgtttttACTTTGTCGGcgctggagcatctttaatgaaaaataCGTGTACGGAAACAGAAGTGTCAATCATGTGAGATTTCTTGTTCACCATTTCGTGCTCATGTAATTTCAGAcatcacaaaaatatttgttcaacCTCTTCTGGATTTATTTACTGTGAATTCCTTtatgaattacatgtatgtatataatgaccatgaagaaaataatgaaattcatttttttaataaacaccATGACTTTTAAACAAATgctaaaacaaatacaaaaaaccattaaagtacatgtatatgtggtttGCTTTTTTAAGCAAAGACAACAAATATCACTTGAAATTTTGGATTTTTACTTatagttaaagtgaatagtcgggcaaagaaaaccagtctaaatgcgttcattggccttccaaaagttctcacatattaatgcgACGGTCAAggtctgcttacgtttcccagttctgaccattgaaataaagaaaaggtgaaaacattgaaagcgaggctgcgtggaaatgtaaccacgggcatagtcagccgggaggacgttttaggattcctatactttaaattaatttctacgtgcgcagacagattttgacgagaaagtttatttttctattccataagaaattattctggatacattcacaccatttttaccgactttagccttccttgcccgactgttcactttaatatttgtatttttctcaTCTCTGTATTGAATTATAGTTGGTTACTCGAATTAATGTCCTATTGATATTCATTTGATAACGACCTCCACGTATGGATTGTGTTGCGTGTGTCAATATCTGAAAGTTTTGGAAAGCTGCGGTATAATTGTGTTGAATATTCAGTAATTGATTAATATAGAGTTCCGTATGGGTTATAATCACGAATTAGTGTTATTTTGAGATCTATTGTcgttatgtgtactataaactAACCCATTTTTTCTTGCGATTAATTTTCGTGTGTTTTGCGATAATAACTCGTAGACCAAATCAACCAAACGCTTTAACCTCAAAAATACTTGtgctggattttttttttcaaataactgttgttttgtgtgtgtgtgt
Encoded here:
- the LOC138310569 gene encoding uncharacterized protein, whose product is MSSYWQHGLLGCMDNCTLCLITYILPCYTFGKNAEAMGESCCCCAMTYLFPVIHLVAAVNIRGKIRAEKGIDGTLCNDLLIALFCPFCALVQEANEIRGAPMSSYGMARE